The Streptomyces sp. V3I7 genome segment GCCGGAGGGGCTGGCGTGCGGGTGCCGGGCCAGGAGGCGCCGGGTGATGGCGAGCATGGTCCGGGTCTGCAGTGCGGTCTGCCGACGGACGGGCACCCAGCGGGCGCCGAACAAGTCCTCCAGCTCGTGGCACCACTCCCGCACCAGCCCGTCCAGGGCGGTGGCGACCGGGGCGAATGGTTCGCCCAGGGCCTGTCGCATCATGGCTGCGGCGCGCAGTGGGATGCGCCCGGCGGCGATGCGCAGGGAGGCGGCGTTGCCCCTGGTGGTGGCCAGCCCGAAGCCGTCCGGGCTCTCCTCCCCGTGGGTTTTCCACGTGTCCACCACCCCTGGGCAGATGTCGAGCAGCTCCCGGGCGGCTGTGAAGAGCGCTCGATGCGACTCCTCTTGCGGTGGTTGCCTCTCGGCGGCGTCGAGAACCGCCTCGACCTGTGCGGCCCGCCCGAGCAGTATCTCGCTCGCCCACGCGATCTCCTGGTCCGGTCGTTCGACGGGCCGTGGATCGCTGACCTCGTCCACGGCCCAGAAGGGCGCTTCGAGGACGGCGGAGACGGTGCCGTGCCGCATGGCGTACATCCAGGTCGCCTGGGAGGTGAAGCCGGACGGGTCCCGTTCCTCGCCGGTGCTGTCGGCGGGCAGGATCAGCACGCCGGGGCTGTCCACGACCCACCCCATGCCGTCGAACGGCCGGTGTTCCAGGGGGATGTGGAGGTCGGCGGCCACGGTCCGGTACGTCTCGGCCAGTCCCTGGACGTCCTGCGTCAACTGCATGAAGGATCCACCGACTTCGACCCCGTGCAACGAGAACTGTGCGACGGGACGGAGTTCGTCGATGAGCCGGATGAGGGCCGCCGACTCGGGCATCGGGGACCGCGGGTCGCCCTCGACGGGCGGGAATTCGGGATGACTGGCGAACGCGGGGCGGTAGAAACCCCGGTAGTACGTCCCGACGGATGGCGGCGCCTCGCTCATCCATCTCTCGGCGATGGCTGTGCCGTCGGGGTCGAGACAGATCAGGAAGTGCCAGGCGCAGTCCAGTGCGTCGAGGACGTCCGGACGGTGCGCCAGTTCTTCGGCCAGGCGTAGCGCGGACGTCCCGCCGACCAGCTCGTTGGCGTGGGCTCCGGCGACGGTGAGTACCTGATGGGACCCCTGCCCGGCCGACAGCAGCCACAGGGGCCGGCCGGCGCGCGAGACCCCGACTTCACGCAGGCGCAGGAGGCCGGGGTGGGCGGCGACCATCGCCTGAGCGTCGCGCGTCAGCCCAGCCAGGGTGAGGTACGGGGTCCCGCGCATGCCGGCCTCCGGTCAGGATCCGGCGGAGTTGCTGTCGCCCGTGGTCTCCTTCTTGTCCAGCGGGCGGATCACGATCTTGGTGGCCATATCGACTCCGTTCTTCGCAAGCGACTGTGCGGGAAGGGATGTTGACCGTTCTGGCGCGATCACTGACCGCGTCTCGTCAAGACTCGATATGCCGGGGCGAGGTGTCAAGGGTGCGTTCCCGCGCAGCGTCTACCGGAGCCGGCGCAGCCCTTCCCAAACCCCCCGCTCCATCCCTCGGGGGTCACCCACCGGCCCGGAGTCGGGCTCCTCTCCGGACCCGAAGACCATCGTGGTGCGGCCGATCGGTTCGTAGGGTGGCCAGCCCGGGGCGCCCGTCTTCGCGAACGCGACCCACGCGGTGTGCATCGCGTCGGCCAGGGGCTGCGGAGGGCGGGGGCCCAGCAGTGGGGCGTACGACGGGTCGTCCAGGCGGTCGAAGACGAAGGGGAGTTCCAGGGCGTGGCAGGCGCCCAGGCTCTCCTTGAACTGGGGGGAGCGCCAGGCGAATTCGTAGAGGTGGGAGCCCGGGACGGACTCCGCCAGGCGGACGGCCGGGATGCGGTAGAACCAGTCCGTCGCCACCGCGGCCAGGAGGTCGCCCGGGGATGCGTTGGGGCGGGTGGCGCGGTAGACCGGGAGGGTCTGGTCCGGGTCGGCGCCGTAGGCCGAGGTGAGGGCGTCGAGGTGCGGCTCCGTCACCGTCTCCAGGCGGTCCGTCGGGACCAGGAACAGGCGGTACTCCTCGCGGTTCGTGCCGATCAGGAGGCCTACGTCGCCATGGGGGGTGGGGAGGGTCTCGGCCACCGGTTCGAACGGCATCATGTTGAGGACCGCTTCGCCCCACAGGGCCGGGTCCGGACGGGCGGCCACCTCGGCGCGCAACTCCGCCTGAGCAACGATGAGTTCGGTGAGGGGGACGGCCGCGAAGGCTTCCCGTGTCGGGTCTGTGCCCAGCTTCGCCGCCAGGTGCGACGTGATCAGGGACGCCGAGGCCGGGCGCAGGAAGTGGTGGCACGCGCCGCTCTGGAGGATGGCGCGGTGGAACAGGCCGGGGGCCAGGTTCAGCGACAGCAGGGCGCCGATGCTCATCGCCCCCGCCGACTCGCCGAAGACCGTCACCTGATCCGGATCGCCGCCGAACGAAGAGATGTTGGCGGCGATCCAGCGCAGGGCGGCCACCTGGTCGAGGAGACCGCGGTTGTCGGGGACACCGGGCAGGTGGAGGAAACCGTCCGCGCCCAGACGGTAGTTGAGGGTCACGCACACGACCCCGTCGCGGGCGAACGTGCTGCCGTCGTACGCCGAGGCCGAACCGGAGCCGTTGGTGAACGCGCCGCCGTGCAGCCACACCATGACCGGCAGGCCCGCACCGGGCTCCGGTGACGGCGTCCAGATGTTGAGGTTGAGGCAGTCCTCGCCCGGGTTGTCGTCCTCCGGGATCAGGGTGTCGAAGGGCGGGGCGTACGGGGCGTGGGGCACCGTCGGGCCGTACGACGTGGCGTCGCGGACGCCCGGCCAGGGCTCCGGCGGGCTCGGGGCCTGGAAGCGGCGGGGTCCGAAGGGCGGGGCGGCGTACGGGACGCCCAGGAAGGA includes the following:
- a CDS encoding M14 family zinc carboxypeptidase, translated to MRGTPYLTLAGLTRDAQAMVAAHPGLLRLREVGVSRAGRPLWLLSAGQGSHQVLTVAGAHANELVGGTSALRLAEELAHRPDVLDALDCAWHFLICLDPDGTAIAERWMSEAPPSVGTYYRGFYRPAFASHPEFPPVEGDPRSPMPESAALIRLIDELRPVAQFSLHGVEVGGSFMQLTQDVQGLAETYRTVAADLHIPLEHRPFDGMGWVVDSPGVLILPADSTGEERDPSGFTSQATWMYAMRHGTVSAVLEAPFWAVDEVSDPRPVERPDQEIAWASEILLGRAAQVEAVLDAAERQPPQEESHRALFTAARELLDICPGVVDTWKTHGEESPDGFGLATTRGNAASLRIAAGRIPLRAAAMMRQALGEPFAPVATALDGLVREWCHELEDLFGARWVPVRRQTALQTRTMLAITRRLLARHPHASPSGS
- a CDS encoding carboxylesterase/lipase family protein: MTVCTTEQGAVRGSTAPDGVTSFLGVPYAAPPFGPRRFQAPSPPEPWPGVRDATSYGPTVPHAPYAPPFDTLIPEDDNPGEDCLNLNIWTPSPEPGAGLPVMVWLHGGAFTNGSGSASAYDGSTFARDGVVCVTLNYRLGADGFLHLPGVPDNRGLLDQVAALRWIAANISSFGGDPDQVTVFGESAGAMSIGALLSLNLAPGLFHRAILQSGACHHFLRPASASLITSHLAAKLGTDPTREAFAAVPLTELIVAQAELRAEVAARPDPALWGEAVLNMMPFEPVAETLPTPHGDVGLLIGTNREEYRLFLVPTDRLETVTEPHLDALTSAYGADPDQTLPVYRATRPNASPGDLLAAVATDWFYRIPAVRLAESVPGSHLYEFAWRSPQFKESLGACHALELPFVFDRLDDPSYAPLLGPRPPQPLADAMHTAWVAFAKTGAPGWPPYEPIGRTTMVFGSGEEPDSGPVGDPRGMERGVWEGLRRLR